The following proteins are co-located in the Phocoena phocoena chromosome 1, mPhoPho1.1, whole genome shotgun sequence genome:
- the TACSTD2 gene encoding tumor-associated calcium signal transducer 2 produces MARGPGLALPWPSLLPPLLLLSAVIGHAAAQNNCTCPTNKMTVCNRSGPDGRCQCRVLGSGLEVDCSTLTSKCLLFKALMRAQKGGRALVQPSEHALVDNDGLYDPDCDQQGRFKPRQCNQTSVCWCVNSVGVRRTDKGDLSLRCDELVRTHHILIDLRRRPAVRAFNHSDLDAELRRLFWERYLLHPKFVAAVHYEHPTIQIELQQNTSQKVAGDVDIADAAYYFERDVKGESLFPGHSGLDVRVRGEPLLLERTLIYYLDEKSPQFSMKRLTSGLIAVIVVVLVALVAGVAVLVITNRRKLGKYKKVEIKELGEMRKEPSL; encoded by the coding sequence ATGGCCCGGGGTCCGGGCCTCGCGCTGCCGTGGCCGTCGCTGCTGCCGCCGCTCCTGCTGCTGTCGGCGGTGATCGGCCACGCGGCCGCGCAGAACAACTGCACGTGCCCCACCAACAAGATGACCGTGTGCAACCGGAGCGGCCCGGACGGCCGCTGCCAGTGCCGCGTGCTCGGCTCGGGCCTGGAGGTCGACTGCTCCACGCTCACGTCCAAGTGCCTGCTGTTCAAGGCGCTCATGCGCGCCCAGAAGGGCGGCCGCGCGCTGGTGCAGCCGAGCGAGCACGCGCTCGTGGACAACGACGGCCTGTACGACCCGGACTGCGACCAGCAGGGCCGCTTCAAGCCGCGCCAGTGCAACCAGACGTCTGTGTGCTGGTGCGTGAACTCGGTGGGCGTGCGCCGCACGGACAAGGGCGACCTGAGCCTGCGCTGCGACGAGCTGGTGCGCACCCACCACATCCTCATCGACCTGCGCCGCCGCCCGGCCGTCCGCGCCTTCAACCACTCAGACCTGGATGCCGAGCTGCGGCGGCTCTTCTGGGAGCGTTACCTGCTGCACCCCAAGTTCGTGGCGGCCGTGCACTACGAGCACCCCACCATCCAGATAGAGCTTCAGCAGAACACGTCGCAGAAGGTCGCCGGCGATGTGGACATCGCCGACGCCGCCTACTACTTCGAGAGAGACGTCAAGGGCGAGTCGCTGTTCCCGGGCCACAGCGGCCTCGACGTGCGCGTGCGCGGAGAGCCCCTGCTGCTGGAGCGGACGCTCATCTACTACCTGGATGAGAAGTCCCCGCAGTTCTCCATGAAGCGCCTCACCAGCGGCCTCATCGCCGTCATCGTGGTGGTCCTGGTGGCCCTGGTCGCCGGCGTGGCCGTCCTGGTAATCACCAACCGGAGGAAGTTGGGGAAGTACAAGAAGGTGGAGATCAAGGAACTGGGGGAGATGAGAAAGGAACCGAGCTTGTAG